Proteins co-encoded in one Terriglobales bacterium genomic window:
- a CDS encoding M14 family metallopeptidase produces the protein MFFMRILLAVFLVTAAALAQPEPAADWRTPAEKSAYRTTPRYDETMAYVRRLAAAASGQVRTEVFGRTGEGRELVAVVVSRDGVFDPEALHRAGRPIVLLQNAIHAGEMDGKDACLALLRDILITREKAALIERAVLVVVPIYNADGHERFGPYNRINQNGPEAMGWRTNASNLNLNRDYMKADTPETQAFLDLWNRFLPDFFVDNHVTDGLDHQYDTTYALEAGPNVFPALADWQKNVLAPYLLKSVGASGHKISPYGEFIDPADPAQGMYQGENLPRYSTGYAVLQNRPGLLVEMHMLKDYPARVTGNYEIMRALLEVINRDADLLTTANRDADAATIAVGKTYDPRARFPLRLELTDQAEPFFFRGYHIRRTASEISGAPRVEYTREPMELEIPYRSTFRVRLAVVPPVAYIIPPQWKDVIRVLEAHGLRLKQTTEPWTDEVETYRCQNPKWRKEPFEGRQVLFRPGIADQPGSGDQPWVTCRAVHEELTFPAGSAVVLLDQRAAKVAIHFLEPQAPDSAVAWGFFNAIFEQKEYAEDYVMEKMARDMLEKDAKLREEFERRLASDKAFAASPSARLDFFFQRSPYRDQRLGLYPVGRLTSLEGVPLAR, from the coding sequence ATGTTCTTCATGCGCATCCTGCTTGCCGTTTTCCTGGTGACAGCGGCCGCCCTTGCTCAACCGGAACCAGCCGCGGACTGGCGCACACCCGCCGAAAAGAGCGCCTACCGCACTACCCCGCGCTACGACGAAACCATGGCCTATGTGCGGCGCCTGGCAGCCGCTGCCTCGGGCCAGGTGCGGACCGAGGTCTTCGGGCGCACCGGTGAAGGCCGCGAGCTGGTGGCCGTAGTCGTCAGTCGCGACGGCGTATTCGATCCTGAGGCGCTTCACCGCGCAGGACGCCCCATCGTGCTGCTGCAGAACGCCATCCACGCCGGAGAAATGGACGGCAAGGACGCGTGCCTTGCGCTGCTGCGCGACATTCTCATCACACGCGAGAAGGCTGCTCTCATCGAGCGCGCGGTCCTGGTCGTCGTTCCTATCTACAACGCGGACGGGCACGAGCGCTTCGGTCCCTACAACCGCATCAACCAGAATGGACCGGAAGCGATGGGCTGGCGCACGAACGCAAGCAATCTCAACCTCAACCGCGACTACATGAAGGCGGATACGCCCGAGACGCAAGCCTTCCTCGATTTGTGGAACCGCTTCCTGCCGGACTTCTTCGTGGACAACCACGTGACTGACGGCCTGGACCACCAGTACGACACCACCTACGCGCTCGAGGCCGGCCCCAATGTCTTTCCCGCGTTGGCCGACTGGCAGAAAAACGTGCTGGCGCCATATCTGTTGAAGTCGGTCGGTGCCAGCGGTCACAAGATCAGCCCCTATGGCGAGTTCATCGACCCCGCTGATCCCGCCCAGGGCATGTACCAGGGAGAGAATCTTCCCCGTTATTCCACGGGCTATGCCGTGCTGCAGAACCGTCCCGGATTGCTGGTGGAGATGCACATGCTCAAGGACTATCCGGCACGGGTCACAGGCAATTACGAGATCATGCGTGCGCTGCTGGAGGTCATCAATCGTGATGCCGATCTGCTTACGACGGCCAACCGCGACGCCGATGCCGCCACCATCGCTGTGGGCAAAACCTACGACCCGAGAGCCCGCTTCCCCCTGCGCCTGGAGCTGACCGACCAAGCCGAACCGTTCTTCTTCCGCGGTTACCACATCCGCCGCACGGCCAGCGAAATCTCCGGCGCGCCGCGCGTGGAGTACACGCGCGAACCTATGGAACTCGAGATTCCCTACCGCTCCACCTTCCGGGTGAGGCTGGCGGTCGTTCCACCCGTCGCGTACATCATTCCGCCGCAGTGGAAAGACGTGATTCGCGTTCTCGAGGCGCACGGCTTGCGGCTCAAGCAGACCACCGAACCTTGGACGGATGAGGTAGAAACCTACCGTTGCCAGAATCCGAAGTGGCGCAAAGAGCCTTTCGAGGGCCGCCAGGTCCTGTTTCGGCCCGGAATCGCCGACCAGCCCGGAAGCGGCGACCAGCCCTGGGTCACCTGCCGCGCTGTCCACGAGGAGCTGACCTTTCCCGCCGGTTCCGCGGTCGTTCTGTTGGACCAGCGGGCTGCCAAGGTAGCCATTCATTTCCTGGAGCCGCAGGCGCCCGACTCCGCCGTAGCCTGGGGCTTCTTCAACGCCATCTTCGAGCAGAAGGAGTACGCCGAGGACTACGTCATGGAAAAGATGGCGCGCGACATGCTCGAGAAGGACGCCAAGCTGCGCGAGGAGTTCGAACGACGTCTGGCCAGCGACAAAGCTTTCGCGGCCAGTCCCTCAGCCCGCCTGGACTTCTTTTTCCAGCGCTCACCCTACCGCGACCAACGCCTGGGGCTCTATCCGGTGGGAAGGCTGACTTCGCTCGAGGGCGTCCCGCTGGCGCGTTGA
- the ispF gene encoding 2-C-methyl-D-erythritol 2,4-cyclodiphosphate synthase, with the protein MRIGYGFDSHSFRRGIPLKLGGVTLPHARGLAGHSDGDVLLHALTDALLGAVAAGDIGSFFPPSEKKWKGADSVIFIREALKQVARAGYRVANVDSTLVLAEPKIGPHATRIRKQVAELLGLPVSAVGLKAKTPEGLGLRNTAVAHVVVLLTRHSRRRR; encoded by the coding sequence ATGCGAATCGGCTATGGCTTTGACTCCCACAGTTTTCGTCGTGGTATCCCGCTGAAGCTGGGCGGGGTGACCTTGCCGCATGCACGCGGCTTAGCCGGGCATTCCGACGGCGACGTCCTGCTACACGCCCTCACCGACGCCTTGCTGGGCGCGGTGGCCGCGGGCGACATCGGTTCCTTTTTCCCGCCCTCGGAGAAAAAATGGAAGGGCGCCGATTCGGTCATCTTCATCCGCGAGGCCCTGAAGCAGGTAGCGCGCGCCGGCTATCGCGTCGCCAACGTGGATTCGACCTTGGTGCTGGCGGAGCCCAAGATCGGCCCGCACGCCACCCGGATCCGCAAGCAGGTGGCGGAACTCCTGGGCCTTCCCGTTTCCGCGGTCGGTCTCAAGGCGAAAACGCCCGAGGGACTGGGCCTGCGCAATACCGCGGTGGCGCACGTGGTGGTCTTGCTCACCCGTCATTCGCGGCGACGGCGTTGA
- the ispD gene encoding 2-C-methyl-D-erythritol 4-phosphate cytidylyltransferase: MKVFVIIPAAGLGTRMAPVAGAPKQFTEIAGVPILIHTLRKFAAIPEVSEIYLALRSPDGERFRPRLEQEQPARPVHLVEGGENRQQSVANALAKLQERSQPAPDDIVLVHDAVRPLVDVETIHHVIAAAAKHGAAIAGVPAVDTVKQVDRTADGAIVITTLPRERVVMAQTPQGFRYEVVKKAFEDAQADGFTGTDEASLVERSGHEVAVVMGSARNLKITSPADLELAEFYLGQEKND, translated from the coding sequence ATGAAGGTCTTCGTCATTATCCCGGCGGCCGGCTTGGGCACGCGCATGGCGCCGGTGGCGGGTGCTCCCAAGCAGTTCACCGAAATCGCCGGCGTGCCCATCCTCATCCACACCCTTCGCAAGTTCGCCGCCATTCCGGAAGTCTCTGAAATCTATTTGGCTCTGCGTTCACCCGACGGTGAGCGCTTTCGTCCACGTCTGGAGCAGGAGCAGCCGGCACGCCCGGTACATCTGGTCGAGGGCGGGGAGAACCGGCAGCAGTCGGTGGCGAATGCCTTGGCAAAGTTGCAGGAGCGATCCCAGCCCGCTCCCGACGACATTGTGCTGGTCCACGACGCCGTGCGTCCTCTGGTGGACGTCGAAACCATCCACCATGTGATTGCCGCCGCCGCCAAGCATGGCGCGGCCATCGCCGGAGTTCCGGCGGTGGATACCGTCAAGCAGGTGGACCGCACCGCCGACGGCGCCATCGTCATCACCACTCTCCCGCGTGAGCGCGTGGTGATGGCCCAAACCCCGCAGGGCTTCCGCTACGAGGTGGTGAAGAAGGCGTTCGAGGACGCCCAGGCCGACGGCTTTACCGGCACGGATGAAGCTTCCCTGGTAGAGCGCTCCGGGCATGAGGTGGCGGTGGTGATGGGATCGGCTCGCAATCTGAAGATCACCAGCCCGGCGGATTTGGAACTGGCCGAGTTTTACCTGGGCCAGGAAAAGAACGATTGA
- a CDS encoding PIN domain-containing protein produces the protein MDLVLIRLIFIVAVAAASWALKPFGLPHGFSLVLGVALGLGVILFEVRLRVVSLRRLIGAAIGSILGIFGAYLFSLVIRNSIAPGSTQSFLQLIVVLLMAYVGLIVGANKGDLLNLNALGGVFGGEKQGKKSYKILDTSVIIDGRIADIAETGFLDGVIMLPRFVLRELQLVADSADSLKRNRGRRGLDILQRIQKIASLDVQIVDDDFPTVREVDLKLIELAKVYEAKIVTNDFNLNKVAQLQGVPVLNINELANALKPIVLPGETMKVFILKEGKEYNQGVAYLDDGTMVVVDNARRMIGKNVEISVTSVLQTTAGKMIFGKLTDSTAAIRPAEVRSVEPRTQAQESRRPQPIVVERPPVET, from the coding sequence ATGGATTTGGTCCTTATCCGCCTGATTTTTATCGTGGCGGTCGCGGCGGCTTCGTGGGCCCTGAAGCCCTTCGGGCTGCCCCACGGCTTTTCGCTTGTCTTGGGCGTCGCTCTCGGCCTGGGCGTCATCCTGTTTGAAGTACGCCTGCGGGTGGTCAGCCTGCGCCGGCTGATCGGAGCGGCCATCGGCAGCATCCTGGGCATCTTCGGCGCCTACCTGTTCAGCCTGGTCATCCGCAACAGCATTGCCCCCGGTTCCACCCAAAGCTTCCTGCAGCTTATCGTCGTCCTGCTCATGGCCTACGTAGGCCTGATTGTGGGAGCCAACAAGGGAGACCTGCTGAATCTGAACGCCCTGGGGGGCGTTTTTGGGGGTGAGAAACAGGGCAAGAAGAGCTACAAGATCCTGGACACCAGCGTCATTATCGACGGCCGTATCGCCGACATCGCCGAGACCGGCTTCCTGGACGGCGTCATCATGCTGCCGCGCTTCGTGCTGCGCGAGTTGCAGTTGGTGGCGGACTCGGCCGACTCGCTCAAGCGCAACCGGGGCCGCCGCGGGCTGGACATCCTGCAGCGCATCCAGAAGATCGCCTCGCTCGACGTGCAGATCGTGGACGACGACTTCCCTACGGTCCGTGAAGTGGATCTGAAGCTGATCGAACTGGCCAAGGTCTACGAGGCCAAGATCGTCACCAACGACTTCAACCTCAACAAGGTCGCTCAGCTTCAAGGTGTCCCGGTGCTCAACATCAACGAGCTCGCCAACGCCCTCAAGCCCATTGTCCTGCCGGGTGAGACCATGAAGGTTTTCATCCTGAAGGAAGGCAAGGAGTACAACCAGGGCGTGGCCTACCTCGACGACGGCACCATGGTGGTGGTGGATAACGCTCGCCGCATGATCGGCAAGAACGTGGAGATCTCGGTGACTTCGGTACTCCAGACCACCGCCGGCAAGATGATCTTCGGCAAGCTCACCGACTCCACCGCGGCCATCCGCCCGGCCGAGGTCCGCTCGGTTGAACCGCGTACGCAAGCCCAGGAATCGCGGCGCCCCCAGCCCATCGTGGTCGAGCGCCCGCCGGTGGAAACCTAA